The Sus scrofa isolate TJ Tabasco breed Duroc chromosome X, Sscrofa11.1, whole genome shotgun sequence genome has a segment encoding these proteins:
- the ARR3 gene encoding arrestin-C isoform X1 gives MANMSRVFKKTCSNGKLSIYLGKRDFVDHVDMVEPIDGVVLVDPEYLKGRKMFVMLTCAFRYGHDDLDVIGLTFRKDLYVQVQQVVPAEPTSPQVPLTVLQERLLHKLGDNAYPFNLQMVVNLPCSVTLQPGPDDTGKACGIDFEVKSFCAENLEEKVSKKDSVRLVIRKIQFAPVEPGPGPWAQTVRRFLLSAQPLQLQAWMDREVHYHGKPISVNVSINNSTNKVIKKIKISVDQITDVVLYSLDKYTKTVFIQEFTETIAANSTFSKSFEVTPLLADNCEKQGLALDGKLKHGDTNLASSTILRPGMDKELLGILVSYKVRVNLMVSCGGILGDLTASDVGVELPLILMHPKPSNALRT, from the exons ATGGCCAACATGTCCAG GGTGTTTAAGAAGACCTGCTCCAACGGCAAG CTCTCCATCTACCTGGGGAAACGGGACTTCGTGGACCATGTGGACATGGTGGAACCCATTG atGGTGTAGTCCTGGTTGACCCTGAGTATTTAAAAGGTCGAAAGA TGTTTGTCATGTTGACATGTGCCTTTCGCTATGGCCATGATGACTTGGATGTGATTGGCCTGACATTCCGCAAAGATCTGTATGTACAGGTCCAGCAAGTGGTCCCAGCTGAGCCCACCAGCCCTCAGGTGCCCCTCACGGTCTTGCAGGAGCGACTGCTGCACAAGCTGGGGGACAATGCTTACCCCTTTAACCTGCAG ATGGTTGTCAACCTGCCCTGTTCAGTGACACTGCAGCCAGGTCCTGATGATACAGGAAAG GCCTGTGGCATTGACTTTGAAGTGAAGAGTTTCTGTGCTGAAAACCTGGAGGAGAAAGTCTCCAAGAA AGATTCCGTGCGGCTGGTGATTCGGAAAATACAGTTTGCACCTGTGGAGCCAGGCCCTGGCCCCTGGGCCCAGACCGTTCGCCGTTTCCTTCTGTCAGCTCAGCCCCTACAACTCCAGGCCTGGATGGACAGGGAG GTTCACTACCATGGCAAACCAATCTCTGTCAATGTTTCCATCAACAACTCCACCAACAAGGTCATCAAAAAAATCAAGATCTCTG TTGACCAGATCACAGATGTTGTCCTGTATTCACTAGACAAGTACACCAAGACTGTGTTCATTCAGGAGTTCAC gGAGACTATAGCTGCTAACTCCACCTTCTCCAAGAGCTTTGAAGTAACCCCACTCCTGGCTGACAACTGCGAGAAACAGGGCCTGGCGCTGGATGGCAAACTCAAGCATGGTGACACCAACCTGGCCTCTAGCACAAT TCTTCGGCCAGGAATGGATAAGGAGCTGCTGGGGATCTTGGTGTCCTACAAAGTCAGAGTCAACCTGATGGTGTCCTGTGGCGG CATCCTAGGCGACCTGACAGCCAG TGATGTCGGCGTGGAGCTGCCCCTGATCCTAATGCACCCAAAGCCATCAAATG CTCTGAGGACATAG
- the ARR3 gene encoding arrestin-C isoform X2, whose product MANMSRVFKKTCSNGKLSIYLGKRDFVDHVDMVEPIDGVVLVDPEYLKGRKMFVMLTCAFRYGHDDLDVIGLTFRKDLYVQVQQVVPAEPTSPQVPLTVLQERLLHKLGDNAYPFNLQMVVNLPCSVTLQPGPDDTGKACGIDFEVKSFCAENLEEKVSKKDSVRLVIRKIQFAPVEPGPGPWAQTVRRFLLSAQPLQLQAWMDREVHYHGKPISVNVSINNSTNKVIKKIKISVDQITDVVLYSLDKYTKTVFIQEFTETIAANSTFSKSFEVTPLLADNCEKQGLALDGKLKHGDTNLASSTILRPGMDKELLGILVSYKVRVNLMVSCGGDVGVELPLILMHPKPSNALRT is encoded by the exons ATGGCCAACATGTCCAG GGTGTTTAAGAAGACCTGCTCCAACGGCAAG CTCTCCATCTACCTGGGGAAACGGGACTTCGTGGACCATGTGGACATGGTGGAACCCATTG atGGTGTAGTCCTGGTTGACCCTGAGTATTTAAAAGGTCGAAAGA TGTTTGTCATGTTGACATGTGCCTTTCGCTATGGCCATGATGACTTGGATGTGATTGGCCTGACATTCCGCAAAGATCTGTATGTACAGGTCCAGCAAGTGGTCCCAGCTGAGCCCACCAGCCCTCAGGTGCCCCTCACGGTCTTGCAGGAGCGACTGCTGCACAAGCTGGGGGACAATGCTTACCCCTTTAACCTGCAG ATGGTTGTCAACCTGCCCTGTTCAGTGACACTGCAGCCAGGTCCTGATGATACAGGAAAG GCCTGTGGCATTGACTTTGAAGTGAAGAGTTTCTGTGCTGAAAACCTGGAGGAGAAAGTCTCCAAGAA AGATTCCGTGCGGCTGGTGATTCGGAAAATACAGTTTGCACCTGTGGAGCCAGGCCCTGGCCCCTGGGCCCAGACCGTTCGCCGTTTCCTTCTGTCAGCTCAGCCCCTACAACTCCAGGCCTGGATGGACAGGGAG GTTCACTACCATGGCAAACCAATCTCTGTCAATGTTTCCATCAACAACTCCACCAACAAGGTCATCAAAAAAATCAAGATCTCTG TTGACCAGATCACAGATGTTGTCCTGTATTCACTAGACAAGTACACCAAGACTGTGTTCATTCAGGAGTTCAC gGAGACTATAGCTGCTAACTCCACCTTCTCCAAGAGCTTTGAAGTAACCCCACTCCTGGCTGACAACTGCGAGAAACAGGGCCTGGCGCTGGATGGCAAACTCAAGCATGGTGACACCAACCTGGCCTCTAGCACAAT TCTTCGGCCAGGAATGGATAAGGAGCTGCTGGGGATCTTGGTGTCCTACAAAGTCAGAGTCAACCTGATGGTGTCCTGTGGCGG TGATGTCGGCGTGGAGCTGCCCCTGATCCTAATGCACCCAAAGCCATCAAATG CTCTGAGGACATAG
- the ARR3 gene encoding arrestin-C isoform X3, which translates to MANMSRVFKKTCSNGKLSIYLGKRDFVDHVDMVEPIDGVVLVDPEYLKGRKMFVMLTCAFRYGHDDLDVIGLTFRKDLYVQVQQVVPAEPTSPQVPLTVLQERLLHKLGDNAYPFNLQMVVNLPCSVTLQPGPDDTGKACGIDFEVKSFCAENLEEKVSKKDSVRLVIRKIQFAPVEPGPGPWAQTVRRFLLSAQPLQLQAWMDREVHYHGKPISVNVSINNSTNKVIKKIKISVDQITDVVLYSLDKYTKTVFIQEFTETIAANSTFSKSFEVTPLLADNCEKQGLALDGKLKHGDTNLASSTILRPGMDKELLGILVSYKVRVNLMVSCGGC; encoded by the exons ATGGCCAACATGTCCAG GGTGTTTAAGAAGACCTGCTCCAACGGCAAG CTCTCCATCTACCTGGGGAAACGGGACTTCGTGGACCATGTGGACATGGTGGAACCCATTG atGGTGTAGTCCTGGTTGACCCTGAGTATTTAAAAGGTCGAAAGA TGTTTGTCATGTTGACATGTGCCTTTCGCTATGGCCATGATGACTTGGATGTGATTGGCCTGACATTCCGCAAAGATCTGTATGTACAGGTCCAGCAAGTGGTCCCAGCTGAGCCCACCAGCCCTCAGGTGCCCCTCACGGTCTTGCAGGAGCGACTGCTGCACAAGCTGGGGGACAATGCTTACCCCTTTAACCTGCAG ATGGTTGTCAACCTGCCCTGTTCAGTGACACTGCAGCCAGGTCCTGATGATACAGGAAAG GCCTGTGGCATTGACTTTGAAGTGAAGAGTTTCTGTGCTGAAAACCTGGAGGAGAAAGTCTCCAAGAA AGATTCCGTGCGGCTGGTGATTCGGAAAATACAGTTTGCACCTGTGGAGCCAGGCCCTGGCCCCTGGGCCCAGACCGTTCGCCGTTTCCTTCTGTCAGCTCAGCCCCTACAACTCCAGGCCTGGATGGACAGGGAG GTTCACTACCATGGCAAACCAATCTCTGTCAATGTTTCCATCAACAACTCCACCAACAAGGTCATCAAAAAAATCAAGATCTCTG TTGACCAGATCACAGATGTTGTCCTGTATTCACTAGACAAGTACACCAAGACTGTGTTCATTCAGGAGTTCAC gGAGACTATAGCTGCTAACTCCACCTTCTCCAAGAGCTTTGAAGTAACCCCACTCCTGGCTGACAACTGCGAGAAACAGGGCCTGGCGCTGGATGGCAAACTCAAGCATGGTGACACCAACCTGGCCTCTAGCACAAT TCTTCGGCCAGGAATGGATAAGGAGCTGCTGGGGATCTTGGTGTCCTACAAAGTCAGAGTCAACCTGATGGTGTCCTGTGGCGG CTGCTAA
- the ARR3 gene encoding arrestin-C: protein MANMSRVFKKTCSNGKLSIYLGKRDFVDHVDMVEPIDGVVLVDPEYLKGRKMFVMLTCAFRYGHDDLDVIGLTFRKDLYVQVQQVVPAEPTSPQVPLTVLQERLLHKLGDNAYPFNLQMVVNLPCSVTLQPGPDDTGKACGIDFEVKSFCAENLEEKVSKKDSVRLVIRKIQFAPVEPGPGPWAQTVRRFLLSAQPLQLQAWMDREVHYHGKPISVNVSINNSTNKVIKKIKISVDQITDVVLYSLDKYTKTVFIQEFTETIAANSTFSKSFEVTPLLADNCEKQGLALDGKLKHGDTNLASSTILRPGMDKELLGILVSYKVRVNLMVSCGGILGDLTASDVGVELPLILMHPKPSNEAASSEDIVIEEFARQEPGGREESQEALAAEGDEGS from the exons ATGGCCAACATGTCCAG GGTGTTTAAGAAGACCTGCTCCAACGGCAAG CTCTCCATCTACCTGGGGAAACGGGACTTCGTGGACCATGTGGACATGGTGGAACCCATTG atGGTGTAGTCCTGGTTGACCCTGAGTATTTAAAAGGTCGAAAGA TGTTTGTCATGTTGACATGTGCCTTTCGCTATGGCCATGATGACTTGGATGTGATTGGCCTGACATTCCGCAAAGATCTGTATGTACAGGTCCAGCAAGTGGTCCCAGCTGAGCCCACCAGCCCTCAGGTGCCCCTCACGGTCTTGCAGGAGCGACTGCTGCACAAGCTGGGGGACAATGCTTACCCCTTTAACCTGCAG ATGGTTGTCAACCTGCCCTGTTCAGTGACACTGCAGCCAGGTCCTGATGATACAGGAAAG GCCTGTGGCATTGACTTTGAAGTGAAGAGTTTCTGTGCTGAAAACCTGGAGGAGAAAGTCTCCAAGAA AGATTCCGTGCGGCTGGTGATTCGGAAAATACAGTTTGCACCTGTGGAGCCAGGCCCTGGCCCCTGGGCCCAGACCGTTCGCCGTTTCCTTCTGTCAGCTCAGCCCCTACAACTCCAGGCCTGGATGGACAGGGAG GTTCACTACCATGGCAAACCAATCTCTGTCAATGTTTCCATCAACAACTCCACCAACAAGGTCATCAAAAAAATCAAGATCTCTG TTGACCAGATCACAGATGTTGTCCTGTATTCACTAGACAAGTACACCAAGACTGTGTTCATTCAGGAGTTCAC gGAGACTATAGCTGCTAACTCCACCTTCTCCAAGAGCTTTGAAGTAACCCCACTCCTGGCTGACAACTGCGAGAAACAGGGCCTGGCGCTGGATGGCAAACTCAAGCATGGTGACACCAACCTGGCCTCTAGCACAAT TCTTCGGCCAGGAATGGATAAGGAGCTGCTGGGGATCTTGGTGTCCTACAAAGTCAGAGTCAACCTGATGGTGTCCTGTGGCGG CATCCTAGGCGACCTGACAGCCAG TGATGTCGGCGTGGAGCTGCCCCTGATCCTAATGCACCCAAAGCCATCAAATG AGGCTGCTAG CTCTGAGGACATAGTCATCGAGGAGTTTGCTCGGCAGGAGCCCGGTGGCAGAGAAGAGAGCCAGGAGGCTTTGGCGGCTGAGGGGGATGAGGGCAGCTGA
- the PDZD11 gene encoding PDZ domain-containing protein 11 isoform X2, with amino-acid sequence MDSRIPYDDYPVVFLPAYENPPAWIPPHELGFNIRGGKASQLGIFISKVIPDSDAHRAGLQEGDQVLAVNDVDFQDIEHSKAVEILKTAREISMRVRFFPYNYHRQKERTVH; translated from the exons ATGGACAGCCGGATTCCTTACGATGACTACCCGGTGGTTTTCCTGCCTGCCTACGAGAATCCCCCAGCATGGATTCCTCCTCATGAG TTGGGATTTAATATCCGAGGAGGAAAGGCCTCCCAGCTAGGCATTTTCATCTCCAAG GTGATTCCTGACTCTGATGCACATCGAGCAGGACTTCAGGAAGGGGACCAAGTCCTAGCTGTGAACGATGTGGATTTCCAAGATATTGAGCACAGCAAG GCTGTTGAGATCCTGAAGACAGCTCGTGAAATCAGCATGCGTGTCCGCTTTTTTCCCTACA attATCATCGCCAGAAAGAGAGGACTGTGCACTAG
- the PDZD11 gene encoding PDZ domain-containing protein 11 isoform X1, with protein sequence MDSRIPYDDYPVVFLPAYENPPAWIPPHERVYHPDYNNELTQFLPRIVTLKKPPGAQLGFNIRGGKASQLGIFISKVIPDSDAHRAGLQEGDQVLAVNDVDFQDIEHSKAVEILKTAREISMRVRFFPYNYHRQKERTVH encoded by the exons ATGGACAGCCGGATTCCTTACGATGACTACCCGGTGGTTTTCCTGCCTGCCTACGAGAATCCCCCAGCATGGATTCCTCCTCATGAG AGAGTATACCACCCAGACTACAACAATGAGTTGACCCAGTTTCTTCCCCGCATCGTCACACTAAAGAAACCCCCTGGAGCTCAG TTGGGATTTAATATCCGAGGAGGAAAGGCCTCCCAGCTAGGCATTTTCATCTCCAAG GTGATTCCTGACTCTGATGCACATCGAGCAGGACTTCAGGAAGGGGACCAAGTCCTAGCTGTGAACGATGTGGATTTCCAAGATATTGAGCACAGCAAG GCTGTTGAGATCCTGAAGACAGCTCGTGAAATCAGCATGCGTGTCCGCTTTTTTCCCTACA attATCATCGCCAGAAAGAGAGGACTGTGCACTAG